A region from the Mycoplasmopsis phocirhinis genome encodes:
- the gmk gene encoding guanylate kinase: MNINSYKKKPIIIFTGPSGVGKGTIEQILFKNEELKFKLSVSVTTRQPRLGEKDGVHYFFITKDKFEQKIANNELLEYNYHFDNYYGTLFSEIDNIHNQNKIPFLEIETLGTKKILENKENHVKYNIITVFILPPSFEELKNRIIGRNTETKDSINKRLLKASEELKESKIFKYNVINDDPHRAALEIKNILMKELYE; the protein is encoded by the coding sequence ATGAATATTAACAGTTATAAGAAGAAACCTATTATTATTTTTACAGGACCTAGTGGCGTTGGCAAAGGAACAATTGAACAAATATTGTTTAAAAACGAAGAATTAAAATTTAAACTTTCTGTTTCTGTTACAACAAGACAACCACGTCTTGGTGAAAAAGATGGTGTGCATTATTTCTTTATTACTAAAGATAAATTTGAACAAAAAATCGCAAATAATGAATTACTTGAATATAACTATCATTTTGATAATTATTATGGAACTTTGTTTAGTGAAATTGATAATATTCACAACCAAAACAAAATTCCTTTTCTTGAAATTGAAACATTAGGAACCAAAAAAATTTTAGAAAATAAAGAAAATCATGTTAAATACAATATTATCACTGTGTTTATTTTGCCTCCATCATTTGAGGAATTAAAAAACCGAATAATAGGTAGAAATACAGAAACTAAAGATTCAATCAATAAAAGATTGCTTAAAGCAAGTGAAGAATTAAAAGAAAGTAAAATATTTAAATACAACGTGATTAACGATGACCCACATCGTGCAGCACTAGAAATAAAAAATATATTAATGAAAGAGTTATATGAATAA
- the secG gene encoding preprotein translocase subunit SecG, with protein MTVLLITIALIVVAIIIIIVSLIMSPDSNGFSGALVGSGDLELFKTSKERGVKKFMKWTMFAMGILVILLALIIKFLT; from the coding sequence ATGACAGTTTTACTAATAACAATTGCATTGATTGTCGTTGCAATAATTATCATTATCGTTTCATTAATAATGTCGCCAGATTCGAATGGTTTTTCGGGTGCTTTAGTTGGTTCGGGTGATTTAGAATTATTTAAAACTTCAAAAGAAAGGGGTGTTAAAAAATTCATGAAGTGAACAATGTTTGCGATGGGTATCCTTGTAATCTTGTTAGCACTTATAATTAAATTTTTAACTTAG
- the rnr gene encoding ribonuclease R, whose translation MIDEKNIYNFIKLKPKSNFIDIAKGLAIPYEKNKSLTQKLQKMVSHNQLICFKDKFYIAVEYLNTIEGTLKYAKDAKFGFIDIETEIDKKISFFVPSANFNGALSGDEVKAKVFRQLDQQEQKNYAVIVEIKQRNSSKINGVIELKNNILNFKPLKNEFKNFSFNINKFNVDSRIDDLVVAKIIEYKKNSLTIDIIEKISNISDPLCYVKSLLTELELPKKFEKDVLDEADLIPDKISENEIKNRVDFRDELVITIDGDSTKDFDDAISIKKIDNKYYQLGVHIADVSYYVQENSLIDKEALKRGTSTYLANQVIPMLPEKLSNGICSLNPNEDRFTMSILIDIDNKGNTIKSKIVQGIINSKYRLTYNRVNEFIDNKTKFNDNLLNKMLNTLYELAQKIRKVKNDEGYIDLEIEEPKIILDENNKVVDVVVNKSGTSEKMIEDFMVRANEEVAKTLAKHKIPLLYRIHETPSEEKINQFKQVMNSLNIKVEIDNLNLTPKSFQNVIEKIKKQRFDSFLQTMFLRTMSKAIYSNQNIGHFGLASEFYCHFTSPIRRYPDLIVHRIIRDILFHNDRSKIEHMNKILPAIAELNSSAEQKAMQVERDTNDLLYAEYFANKIGQSYNVQIVSVLKFGMFVEFENKTNALVHLSTMSDDEYELNVEGTELVGLKTKNKYRLGDKTSVVILNSDAINGKVDACLVKNYQDYYKALKGKINRSYLKNAK comes from the coding sequence ATGATAGACGAAAAAAATATTTATAACTTTATTAAATTAAAACCTAAATCAAATTTTATAGATATAGCCAAAGGTTTGGCTATTCCTTATGAAAAAAACAAATCATTAACTCAAAAATTACAAAAAATGGTTTCACATAATCAATTAATTTGTTTTAAAGATAAATTTTATATTGCAGTGGAATATTTGAATACTATTGAAGGGACATTAAAGTACGCCAAAGATGCTAAATTTGGCTTTATTGATATAGAAACTGAAATAGATAAAAAAATATCTTTTTTTGTTCCTTCCGCTAATTTTAACGGTGCTTTATCAGGAGATGAAGTTAAAGCAAAAGTGTTTAGACAACTTGATCAACAAGAACAAAAAAATTACGCAGTAATAGTAGAAATTAAACAGCGAAATTCTTCAAAAATCAATGGTGTTATTGAATTGAAAAACAATATTTTGAATTTTAAACCACTTAAAAATGAATTTAAAAATTTCAGTTTCAATATTAATAAGTTCAATGTTGATTCCAGAATTGATGATCTTGTTGTGGCAAAAATTATTGAATATAAAAAAAACTCTTTAACCATTGATATCATTGAAAAAATTTCTAATATTTCTGATCCTCTTTGTTATGTCAAATCACTATTAACAGAGCTAGAATTACCTAAAAAATTTGAAAAAGATGTTTTAGATGAAGCAGATTTAATTCCAGATAAAATTAGTGAGAATGAAATCAAAAATAGAGTTGATTTTCGTGATGAATTAGTAATAACAATTGACGGCGATTCAACCAAAGATTTTGATGATGCGATTTCAATAAAAAAAATTGATAATAAATATTATCAATTAGGCGTTCATATCGCTGATGTTAGTTATTATGTTCAAGAAAATAGTCTAATAGATAAAGAAGCATTAAAACGTGGAACTTCAACTTATTTAGCAAATCAAGTAATTCCAATGTTGCCCGAAAAACTTTCTAATGGGATATGTTCTTTAAATCCAAACGAAGATAGATTTACAATGAGCATTTTAATTGATATAGATAATAAAGGTAATACTATTAAATCTAAAATTGTTCAAGGGATTATAAATTCTAAATATAGATTAACATACAATCGTGTAAATGAATTTATTGATAATAAAACAAAATTTAATGATAATTTATTAAACAAAATGTTAAACACATTGTATGAACTAGCTCAAAAAATTCGTAAAGTAAAAAATGATGAAGGTTATATTGATTTAGAAATAGAAGAACCCAAAATCATTTTGGATGAAAACAATAAAGTTGTTGATGTTGTTGTTAATAAGAGCGGCACTAGTGAAAAAATGATAGAAGATTTTATGGTGCGTGCTAACGAAGAAGTGGCTAAAACATTAGCAAAACATAAAATTCCACTATTATATCGTATTCATGAAACTCCAAGCGAAGAGAAGATTAATCAATTTAAACAAGTAATGAATTCCTTAAACATAAAAGTAGAAATAGATAATCTAAATTTAACTCCTAAATCATTTCAAAATGTAATTGAAAAAATTAAAAAACAAAGATTTGATAGTTTCTTGCAAACGATGTTTTTGCGAACTATGTCTAAAGCTATTTATAGCAACCAAAACATAGGTCATTTTGGTCTAGCGAGTGAATTTTATTGTCATTTTACAAGTCCCATTCGTAGATATCCTGATTTAATTGTGCACAGAATTATAAGAGATATTTTATTTCACAATGACCGTAGCAAAATTGAACATATGAATAAAATTTTACCTGCAATTGCTGAATTAAATAGTAGTGCTGAACAAAAAGCAATGCAAGTTGAGCGTGATACTAATGATTTATTGTATGCTGAATATTTTGCTAATAAAATTGGCCAAAGTTATAATGTCCAAATTGTAAGTGTTTTAAAATTTGGAATGTTTGTAGAATTTGAAAACAAGACTAACGCACTTGTTCATTTATCTACAATGAGCGATGATGAATATGAGTTAAATGTAGAAGGAACTGAATTAGTTGGCCTTAAAACGAAAAATAAATACCGTTTAGGCGATAAAACAAGTGTTGTAATACTTAATAGCGATGCTATTAATGGCAAAGTAGACGCGTGTTTAGTGAAAAATTATCAAGATTATTACAAAGCATTAAAAGGCAAGATTAATAGGTCTTATTTGAAAAATGCAAAATAG
- a CDS encoding tRNA1(Val) (adenine(37)-N6)-methyltransferase — MQNRKLVKNSLGFDSNLYIYQDKEMFNYSVDTILLGNFVFLNKKITNMLEIGTNNAALSIFISERNSNLHIDAIEIQSKAAQLAIKNIDLNNKSNQINVINDDFNSFYKQHTKNNKKKYQSIVVNPPFYQVDTVKLSKNMNQEMLIATHEIKLNLKQIIEGSSKIIEQKGYLTLVIPVERMVDCFEHMRKFKFEPKRIQLIIPRIDDKPKLVLIEARYQSGWGLHFLPNLYLHDNNDKNNHEYLATIKQLYKPIKVRE; from the coding sequence ATGCAAAATAGAAAATTAGTTAAAAACTCACTCGGTTTTGACTCCAATCTTTATATTTATCAAGATAAAGAAATGTTCAACTATTCAGTTGATACTATTTTATTAGGCAATTTTGTTTTTTTAAACAAAAAAATCACTAATATGCTTGAAATTGGCACTAATAACGCAGCTTTATCTATTTTCATCAGTGAAAGAAATTCCAATTTACATATAGACGCGATTGAAATTCAATCTAAAGCAGCACAGCTGGCTATTAAAAATATTGATTTAAACAACAAAAGCAACCAGATAAATGTAATTAACGATGATTTTAATTCTTTTTATAAACAACACACAAAAAACAATAAAAAAAAATACCAATCTATAGTTGTTAATCCACCTTTTTATCAAGTAGACACTGTTAAATTATCCAAAAATATGAATCAAGAAATGTTGATTGCAACACATGAAATTAAATTGAATTTAAAACAAATTATAGAAGGCAGCTCAAAAATAATTGAACAAAAAGGATATTTAACATTAGTAATTCCCGTTGAAAGAATGGTAGATTGTTTTGAACATATGCGTAAGTTTAAATTTGAACCTAAACGAATTCAATTAATTATTCCACGTATTGATGATAAACCTAAATTAGTTTTAATTGAAGCAAGATACCAGTCAGGATGAGGATTACATTTTTTACCAAATTTGTACCTTCACGACAACAATGACAAAAATAACCATGAATATTTAGCAACCATTAAACAATTGTATAAACCAATAAAAGTAAGGGAGTAA
- the metG gene encoding methionine--tRNA ligase, whose translation MKKTCYITTPIYYASGPLHIGHLYSTIMASTIANYKKVMGYDVKFLTGSDEHGQKIQSKASQNKQNPKEFVDNLVQAYIETWKKWDIKIDYFSRTTAPHHEKVVKDVFSWFLKNNFIYKGKYEGLYSVEDEEFLTKAQALQIEGKFYHPQSKHELMQMTEDSYFFKISAMQQWWSEYVAQNPKFLLPDKTLAEIQTNFVNEGLADLSVTRTNVEWAIPINEDAKHTLYVWLDALFNYVTALNYDVQNPGSDFEKYWRNGDEIIHILGKEISRFHFIYWPMFLQAININQPTHIMSHGLLRDKDGRKMSKSLGNAIEPDYLYRHYHPEMIKYYFASQFIFGEDGNFSEEKLKETVNADLINNYGNLVSRTLKMIANSFENGTSYLSSTNKIHQQIEHEILNFNNEFCSLMDEFKIDKAYKKFTELSSKLNKYIDETTPWKLTQNIDELNLILNRLLNGIYSLSWALQITMPNKVNEVASALKINEFSKNNLDNFNKFDNIKLADKFIFFARLK comes from the coding sequence ATGAAAAAAACTTGTTATATAACCACGCCAATTTATTATGCTTCTGGTCCATTACACATTGGACATTTATATTCCACAATTATGGCTAGTACTATTGCAAATTATAAAAAAGTGATGGGCTATGATGTCAAATTTTTAACCGGTAGTGACGAACACGGACAAAAAATACAATCTAAAGCAAGCCAAAACAAACAAAATCCAAAAGAATTTGTAGATAATTTAGTACAAGCTTATATTGAAACTTGAAAAAAGTGAGATATTAAAATTGATTATTTTTCACGCACAACCGCACCTCATCACGAAAAAGTAGTTAAAGACGTATTTAGTTGGTTTTTAAAAAATAATTTTATTTACAAAGGTAAATATGAAGGTTTATATTCTGTTGAAGATGAAGAATTTTTAACAAAAGCTCAAGCCTTGCAAATAGAAGGTAAGTTTTATCATCCACAATCAAAACATGAACTAATGCAAATGACGGAAGATAGTTATTTTTTCAAAATTTCAGCTATGCAACAATGATGAAGTGAGTATGTTGCCCAAAATCCTAAATTTTTATTACCTGATAAAACTTTAGCTGAAATCCAAACTAATTTTGTTAATGAAGGATTAGCCGACCTTTCAGTTACGAGAACAAATGTTGAATGAGCTATACCTATTAACGAGGATGCTAAACATACTTTATATGTATGACTAGATGCTTTGTTTAATTACGTAACAGCACTAAACTATGATGTACAAAATCCAGGAAGTGATTTTGAAAAATATTGAAGAAATGGAGATGAAATAATTCATATTTTAGGCAAGGAAATTTCAAGATTTCATTTTATTTATTGACCAATGTTTTTACAAGCGATAAATATTAACCAACCCACGCATATTATGAGTCACGGTTTATTAAGAGATAAAGACGGTCGCAAAATGTCAAAATCATTAGGGAATGCTATAGAACCAGATTATTTATATCGACACTATCATCCCGAAATGATTAAATATTATTTTGCTAGCCAATTTATTTTTGGTGAAGATGGTAATTTTAGTGAGGAAAAATTAAAAGAAACAGTTAATGCAGATTTAATCAACAATTACGGAAATTTGGTTTCGCGTACACTTAAAATGATTGCTAATTCGTTTGAAAATGGTACATCATATTTAAGTTCAACAAACAAAATTCATCAACAAATTGAACACGAAATTCTTAATTTTAACAATGAATTTTGTTCCTTAATGGATGAATTTAAAATAGATAAAGCCTATAAAAAATTTACTGAATTATCGTCAAAATTAAATAAATACATTGATGAAACAACTCCTTGAAAATTAACTCAAAATATTGATGAGTTGAATTTAATATTGAACCGTCTATTGAATGGTATTTATTCATTGTCGTGAGCATTGCAAATAACAATGCCCAACAAAGTTAATGAGGTGGCAAGTGCATTAAAAATTAACGAATTTAGTAAAAATAATTTGGATAATTTCAATAAATTTGACAACATTAAATTAGCAGATAAATTTATTTTCTTTGCTAGATTGAAATAA
- the frr gene encoding ribosome recycling factor, with protein sequence MELEIYQTTFEEGATKAINHYEFELSKISTGRANPQLIKGIKVDYYGTPTALEELSTISVPEAAQLLIKPFDMSSVKEIEKAILHANLGVTPVNEGHQIRLTFPALTTQRRKELVKSLSKFTEQAKVGVRNARQEVMKAIKSDEELSEDEQKRFQDFIQRNVDSKIDLINKITAQKEKELTNL encoded by the coding sequence ATGGAACTAGAAATTTATCAAACTACATTTGAAGAAGGAGCAACAAAAGCAATTAATCATTATGAATTTGAACTATCTAAAATTTCAACCGGTAGAGCTAACCCACAATTAATTAAGGGCATAAAAGTTGATTATTACGGAACTCCAACTGCTTTAGAGGAATTATCAACAATTTCAGTACCTGAAGCAGCACAATTATTGATTAAACCTTTTGATATGTCTTCGGTAAAAGAAATTGAAAAAGCAATTTTACACGCTAATTTAGGTGTAACACCAGTAAATGAAGGACACCAAATAAGATTAACATTTCCGGCACTCACAACACAAAGAAGAAAAGAATTAGTCAAAAGTTTATCTAAATTTACCGAGCAGGCAAAAGTAGGTGTTAGAAATGCTCGTCAAGAAGTTATGAAAGCAATCAAATCAGATGAAGAATTGAGTGAAGACGAACAAAAACGCTTCCAAGACTTTATTCAAAGAAATGTAGATAGTAAAATAGATTTAATCAATAAAATAACTGCTCAAAAAGAAAAAGAATTAACTAATTTATAG
- the pyrH gene encoding UMP kinase, producing MKYKRILVKLSGEGLANKSKSLAIDYELVENIAKQLKQIVQKGIQVSVVIGGGNFWRGSSAEKNGIPRNRADYIGMIATIMNTLALQSGFEEVGLKTRVQSSLNIDQRVAEYYINEKTIKYLENGEVVIFGGGTGRPYFTTDTAATLYASEIGADVILMGKNGVKGIYESDPKINPHAKKFDTITYDEILDRKLQVMDLTATSMARDNNIGLIVFDIQEQNAILRAIEGTIERTEVTK from the coding sequence ATGAAATATAAAAGAATCCTGGTTAAGCTTTCTGGTGAAGGTTTAGCAAATAAATCTAAATCATTAGCAATTGATTATGAATTAGTTGAAAATATAGCCAAACAACTCAAACAAATTGTTCAAAAAGGTATCCAAGTAAGTGTTGTTATTGGAGGCGGAAATTTTTGAAGAGGTTCAAGTGCTGAAAAAAACGGCATTCCACGTAATCGTGCAGATTACATTGGAATGATTGCCACAATTATGAACACGTTGGCATTACAAAGTGGCTTTGAAGAAGTCGGTTTAAAAACAAGAGTTCAATCTTCACTGAATATTGACCAAAGAGTTGCTGAATATTACATTAATGAAAAAACGATCAAATACTTAGAAAATGGCGAAGTTGTAATTTTTGGTGGCGGAACTGGGCGGCCATATTTCACAACAGATACCGCCGCTACATTATACGCATCTGAAATTGGAGCTGATGTAATTTTAATGGGTAAAAATGGTGTAAAAGGTATTTATGAATCAGATCCAAAAATAAATCCACACGCAAAAAAATTCGACACAATAACCTACGATGAAATTCTTGATCGCAAATTACAAGTAATGGATTTAACCGCTACATCAATGGCCAGAGATAATAATATTGGTTTAATTGTCTTTGACATTCAAGAACAAAATGCTATTTTAAGAGCAATTGAAGGTACAATAGAAAGAACAGAGGTAACAAAATAA
- a CDS encoding phosphatidate cytidylyltransferase, whose translation MNKKTINERVIPGILTAVFFLGSLIPLSIFSSQHYIARIFSFIFVGIVASILTYEFFKSQRLKWYWILTLVLISLTLVFIPVEEITLKWLNFKTSSDEFDLKLLVEYTRIIALDPFVIIVCLILAIMLLVIELFTRNYSHFSQRIARLLIAFATLYFLTIFFKIFHLYVVLSNTWVYWFSITLIAVLVDVFSFIFGISLGRKFITQPFSPIISPNKSWEGFIGGVFAGIISAFILVYSLDLFDNNYLKIIFSLLAPLFAVLGDLYFSYIKRLNGLKDYSKILRGHGGLLDRIDSICFITVLSYVLILFSNI comes from the coding sequence ATGAACAAAAAAACAATAAATGAAAGAGTTATTCCCGGCATTTTAACAGCGGTATTTTTTTTAGGAAGTTTAATTCCTTTATCAATTTTTTCCTCACAGCATTACATAGCAAGAATTTTTTCATTTATTTTTGTAGGAATTGTTGCTTCAATTTTAACCTATGAATTTTTTAAATCGCAGAGATTAAAATGATATTGAATATTGACACTTGTTTTAATTAGTTTAACTCTTGTGTTTATTCCAGTTGAAGAAATAACTTTAAAATGGTTAAATTTTAAAACATCTAGTGATGAATTTGATCTTAAACTTCTTGTTGAATATACACGAATTATTGCTCTTGATCCTTTTGTTATTATTGTGTGTTTAATTCTTGCAATTATGTTATTGGTTATAGAATTATTTACTCGCAATTATTCACATTTCAGTCAACGAATTGCACGCTTATTAATTGCCTTTGCTACCTTGTACTTTTTAACGATTTTCTTTAAAATATTTCATTTATATGTTGTTTTATCTAATACATGAGTGTATTGGTTTAGTATCACTTTAATTGCGGTTTTAGTAGATGTATTTTCTTTCATTTTTGGTATTTCATTGGGTCGTAAATTTATCACACAACCATTTTCACCAATTATTTCACCAAACAAATCTTGAGAAGGTTTTATCGGTGGTGTATTTGCAGGCATAATTTCGGCTTTTATTCTTGTGTATTCGCTTGATTTATTTGATAATAATTATTTAAAAATAATTTTTTCGTTATTAGCCCCTTTATTTGCGGTTCTTGGTGATTTGTATTTTTCTTATATTAAACGTTTAAATGGCCTTAAAGATTATTCGAAAATTTTAAGAGGCCATGGAGGTCTTTTAGATAGAATTGATAGTATTTGTTTTATTACAGTTTTGAGTTATGTTTTAATTTTATTCAGTAATATTTAG
- the fba gene encoding class II fructose-1,6-bisphosphate aldolase, with amino-acid sequence MSKLVNSKEIVLKAYQNQYAIPHININNAEWTKRALLAAQEMQSPLILGVSESAIKYIGGYHSVVGMVKGMLIDLNISVPIVLHLDHGSKQACLEAIDAGFSSVMFDGSAQEFVKNMLDTQQIVEYAKKFNVSVEAEVGTIGGEEDGVISTGELTNLEQAKQFTQLDIDMFAAGIGNIHGKYPSNWKGLDFALLQDLKNQCNIPLVLHGGSGIPFEQIKQAISLGVAKINVNTELQIVFHQALREFIKQDKDLIGKNFDVRKLLLDGFNAIQHKIKEIIINFGSHNKA; translated from the coding sequence ATGTCAAAACTAGTAAATTCAAAAGAAATAGTGTTGAAAGCCTATCAAAATCAATACGCAATCCCACATATAAATATAAACAATGCCGAATGAACAAAAAGAGCACTTTTGGCAGCTCAAGAAATGCAATCACCACTGATTCTAGGTGTAAGTGAATCTGCTATCAAATATATTGGAGGATATCATAGTGTTGTTGGAATGGTAAAGGGTATGTTAATAGATTTAAACATAAGTGTACCTATTGTTTTACATTTAGATCACGGTTCTAAACAGGCTTGTTTAGAAGCAATTGATGCTGGTTTTAGTTCCGTTATGTTTGATGGTTCGGCTCAAGAATTTGTTAAAAATATGCTTGACACTCAACAAATTGTTGAATACGCAAAAAAATTTAATGTTAGTGTGGAAGCAGAAGTTGGCACAATTGGTGGCGAAGAAGATGGAGTTATCAGTACTGGTGAATTAACAAATCTTGAACAAGCTAAACAATTCACACAATTAGACATTGATATGTTTGCTGCTGGAATAGGTAATATTCACGGCAAATATCCTTCAAATTGAAAAGGGTTAGATTTTGCTTTATTACAAGATTTAAAAAACCAATGTAATATACCGTTAGTTTTGCACGGAGGCTCTGGAATACCTTTTGAACAAATTAAACAAGCTATTTCTTTAGGCGTGGCAAAAATTAACGTTAATACAGAACTTCAAATTGTTTTTCACCAAGCACTTCGTGAATTTATTAAACAAGATAAAGATTTAATTGGTAAAAACTTTGATGTTCGTAAATTATTACTAGATGGTTTTAATGCCATTCAACATAAAATAAAAGAAATTATTATAAATTTTGGTTCACACAATAAAGCTTAA
- the rpoE gene encoding DNA-directed RNA polymerase subunit delta codes for MLDVVSEIAFNECKDGNFVEYNFLFDKVEAELRTKWEELALQKGEDYNVIRVNKLGELYRLLTVDSNFIRNSKGQWSIRPGFAI; via the coding sequence ATGTTAGATGTAGTGTCAGAAATCGCATTCAATGAGTGCAAAGACGGAAATTTTGTCGAGTATAATTTTTTATTCGATAAGGTAGAAGCTGAATTGAGAACAAAATGGGAAGAATTAGCCTTGCAAAAAGGAGAAGATTATAATGTTATTCGGGTAAATAAGCTGGGTGAATTATATCGCTTATTAACTGTAGATTCTAACTTTATTAGAAATTCAAAAGGACAATGGTCAATAAGACCAGGTTTTGCAATTTAA
- a CDS encoding YigZ family protein produces the protein MFEYEIKKSKFYSICLKIQSKQEVKSLNIELWKTHKKATHICYGYSFLNDGVINAGFEDDGEPKGTAGKPIRDLLIKTNTHNLVIFVIRYFGGIKLGSGGLAKAYIKSASIALNEFKKVI, from the coding sequence ATTTTTGAATACGAAATTAAAAAATCAAAATTTTATAGTATTTGCTTAAAAATTCAATCAAAACAAGAAGTTAAATCACTAAATATTGAGTTATGAAAAACACATAAAAAAGCAACTCATATTTGTTACGGTTATTCATTTTTAAATGACGGTGTGATAAATGCTGGCTTTGAAGATGACGGTGAGCCAAAAGGAACAGCTGGCAAACCAATACGAGACTTATTAATTAAAACTAATACTCATAATTTGGTAATTTTTGTAATAAGATATTTTGGAGGTATTAAATTAGGTTCAGGTGGTTTAGCTAAAGCTTACATTAAATCTGCTTCAATTGCACTGAACGAATTTAAAAAGGTAATTTAA
- a CDS encoding nucleoside/nucleotide kinase family protein: MIAVIGKIGVGKTTFLKNSGLDLNKVFFADKFIENEYQKKGIIFEQIKSKIGIFLIENEQVSKKRIRLWLNENNTNIDKLEKIIFPVIFDELKNGNYAFVELPVLFNKNINFLPLFSAVLCLSTSEKKRQKNLFKRNVNKLTIKALDAKNSPKIAKISLFSKITIVDIYGENFLSTEQNKKNINLVQAII, encoded by the coding sequence ATGATTGCGGTTATAGGTAAAATCGGGGTAGGTAAAACAACTTTTCTAAAGAATAGTGGCTTAGATTTAAACAAAGTTTTTTTTGCTGATAAATTTATTGAAAATGAATACCAAAAAAAAGGAATTATTTTTGAACAAATAAAATCAAAAATAGGTATTTTTTTGATTGAAAATGAACAAGTATCAAAAAAAAGAATTCGTTTATGATTAAACGAAAATAACACTAATATAGACAAATTGGAAAAAATTATATTTCCCGTTATTTTTGATGAGTTAAAAAACGGGAATTATGCATTTGTTGAGCTTCCGGTGTTGTTTAATAAAAATATTAATTTTTTGCCTTTGTTTTCAGCAGTTTTATGCTTATCTACAAGCGAAAAAAAACGACAAAAAAATTTGTTTAAACGTAATGTGAATAAATTAACAATTAAAGCATTAGATGCTAAAAACAGCCCGAAAATAGCCAAAATTTCGCTTTTTAGCAAAATAACAATTGTGGATATCTATGGAGAAAACTTTTTAAGCACTGAACAAAATAAAAAAAATATAAATTTAGTTCAAGCAATAATCTAA
- a CDS encoding DnaD domain protein: MKKDIHPYFVAESPSIIGGEDLKNLRKFYAPILGADAVVLYEYLRDLAIEKNINEVFHDYHNITYMLRMSLSQLNTARFLLESVSLISTYIDDFNHKTLFVIEKPLDSKGLKQNIFLANKLMKIIGFENYTRILGKENNRISRIKYLKDASTRFDEMFEIGDLDLSLNEEKIETKTSKSNLEILNEQIKLDLNNFNYSNVYEAILKTDTLSFFNQIQGQIPTKNLIDLVKNAKENGFDDKCINLIFYYANEINGYINFNYVNKIIKDLIKQKIIYFEPLEIYIDTLIREKKNMLVTKKDLFKASYLESLSSKERVYNN, encoded by the coding sequence ATGAAAAAAGATATTCATCCATATTTTGTTGCTGAAAGTCCATCTATTATCGGTGGCGAAGATTTAAAAAATCTTCGCAAATTTTATGCTCCAATTTTAGGAGCTGATGCTGTAGTTTTATATGAATATTTAAGAGATTTAGCAATAGAAAAAAATATTAATGAAGTTTTTCATGATTACCACAATATTACTTATATGTTACGTATGAGTTTAAGTCAATTAAACACAGCAAGATTTTTATTAGAATCAGTATCTTTAATTTCAACTTATATTGATGATTTTAATCATAAAACATTGTTTGTAATTGAAAAACCACTTGATAGTAAAGGTTTAAAACAAAATATTTTTTTGGCAAATAAATTAATGAAAATTATAGGTTTTGAAAATTACACGCGAATTCTAGGGAAAGAAAATAATCGTATTTCTCGAATTAAATATCTTAAAGATGCTTCAACTCGTTTTGACGAAATGTTTGAAATTGGAGATTTAGATTTAAGTTTAAATGAAGAAAAAATTGAAACAAAAACTTCAAAATCAAATCTTGAAATATTAAATGAACAAATTAAATTGGATTTAAATAATTTCAATTATTCAAACGTATATGAAGCGATTTTAAAAACTGATACACTTTCATTTTTTAACCAAATTCAAGGTCAAATCCCAACTAAAAATCTGATAGATTTAGTTAAAAACGCCAAAGAGAATGGTTTTGATGATAAATGTATTAATTTAATTTTCTATTACGCCAACGAAATAAACGGTTATATCAATTTTAATTATGTTAATAAAATAATTAAAGATTTAATCAAACAAAAAATAATTTATTTTGAACCATTAGAAATTTATATTGATACGTTAATAAGAGAAAAAAAGAATATGTTAGTGACAAAAAAAGATTTATTTAAAGCTTCATATTTAGAATCGTTAAGTTCAAAAGAAAGGGTTTATAATAATTAA